A genomic stretch from Thermodesulfovibrionales bacterium includes:
- a CDS encoding glycosyltransferase gives MTHKPSVSIVSSVFNNRPYIGQTIQSVLNQTYEDWEWVIVDDGSTDGTGDIIRGVNDKRIRYIFQEHAASRHLAKNFNRALMMCNGDLIALIDGDDYWPHDKLQIQVESFDDPSVILSYGESYLVDHGGKKIGFVGIPEDLSSANNNPKGSALKILLVEKSCFIVNPTVMMRKNALLRIGGFLEVKGMGQDFPTWVRLALEGTFSAVPRCLGYYRKHASSTSFVQNREVAFSDEIRFLEHFLLEFRVKMAGLSLSHDRGELREHWEDMRRHIPYSSALYLLMFRCFEDARSEFRKFLTKAPSAKNNLIYSLVVLSSWLRTDLVNPVAFFKEKVKSLKKRRPYHANRLHEAQFRGDRKNHRENMDASGHSWLKR, from the coding sequence CGTATGAAGATTGGGAGTGGGTCATTGTAGACGACGGGTCGACAGACGGTACGGGTGATATCATCCGGGGCGTTAACGATAAGAGGATACGGTATATTTTCCAGGAACACGCTGCATCACGGCATCTTGCGAAGAATTTCAATAGGGCCCTCATGATGTGTAACGGCGACCTCATTGCCTTAATCGATGGCGATGATTACTGGCCACATGACAAGCTTCAGATACAGGTAGAGAGTTTTGATGACCCGTCCGTTATCCTCAGTTACGGCGAATCGTATCTCGTGGACCATGGAGGAAAGAAGATAGGCTTCGTCGGTATTCCGGAAGATCTCAGCTCAGCCAATAATAACCCGAAAGGGTCTGCTTTGAAGATCCTGTTGGTCGAAAAGTCTTGCTTCATCGTCAACCCAACAGTCATGATGAGAAAAAATGCTCTCCTGAGAATTGGTGGTTTTCTGGAAGTGAAAGGAATGGGACAAGATTTTCCAACGTGGGTCAGACTTGCGCTGGAAGGCACGTTCTCAGCAGTCCCCCGTTGTCTTGGATACTACAGAAAGCATGCCTCCTCGACGTCCTTTGTGCAGAATCGGGAAGTAGCTTTTAGCGATGAGATCAGGTTTCTCGAACACTTTCTTCTTGAGTTTCGGGTTAAAATGGCCGGCCTTAGTCTTTCTCATGACAGAGGAGAACTCAGGGAACACTGGGAAGACATGAGAAGGCATATCCCTTACAGCAGCGCCCTGTATCTGCTCATGTTCCGATGCTTTGAGGATGCTCGATCGGAATTCAGAAAATTCCTGACAAAGGCACCCTCAGCCAAGAATAACCTCATCTATTCCCTCGTCGTCCTTTCATCATGGTTGAGAACTGATCTCGTCAATCCAGTCGCCTTCTTTAAGGAGAAAGTGAAATCTCTCAAAAAACGTCGGCCTTATCATGCAAACCGGCTGCATGAGGCACAGTTTCGAGGAGACCGAAAGAATCATCGGGAAAATATGGACGCATCAGGACATTCATGGTTGAAAAGGTGA